Proteins from a genomic interval of Streptococcus oralis:
- a CDS encoding MmcQ/YjbR family DNA-binding protein, protein MFEIFKSYQFNQEKASAYGFIENEGVWTYSFQILDSDFVMNVSITTDNVSFQVFDQETGDLYPQVHMESMRGSFVGSVREACLEILYQIRKACFDVQDFICPQTKRIMAQVQEKYGDQLEYLWEKSPDTAVLRHEDSQKWYAVLMRIPWDRLDKGREGLVEAVNLKHDQVADLLSQKGIYPAFHMNKRYWISLALDDSLSDNEVLDLLEISWNLTLKK, encoded by the coding sequence ATGTTTGAAATTTTTAAATCCTATCAGTTTAATCAAGAAAAAGCCAGTGCCTACGGTTTTATAGAAAATGAGGGAGTCTGGACCTACAGTTTCCAGATTTTGGATAGCGACTTCGTCATGAATGTGTCCATCACAACGGATAATGTGAGCTTTCAAGTTTTTGATCAGGAGACTGGTGACCTTTATCCTCAAGTCCATATGGAAAGTATGAGAGGGTCTTTTGTTGGAAGTGTCCGTGAGGCTTGTTTGGAGATTCTCTATCAGATTCGGAAGGCTTGTTTTGACGTGCAGGATTTTATCTGTCCTCAGACTAAGCGCATCATGGCTCAAGTTCAAGAAAAGTATGGTGATCAGTTGGAATATCTGTGGGAGAAATCTCCTGATACAGCGGTATTACGTCATGAAGACAGTCAAAAGTGGTATGCTGTTTTAATGAGAATTCCTTGGGATAGGCTAGATAAGGGGAGAGAAGGGCTAGTGGAAGCAGTCAACCTCAAACATGACCAAGTAGCGGATTTACTTTCACAAAAGGGTATTTACCCTGCCTTTCATATGAACAAACGCTACTGGATTAGTCTTGCTCTTGATGATAGTTTATCGGATAACGAAGTTCTAGATTTGCTAGAAATCAGTTGGAATTTGACATTGAAAAAGTAA